In Thunnus thynnus chromosome 13, fThuThy2.1, whole genome shotgun sequence, the following proteins share a genomic window:
- the tmem248 gene encoding transmembrane protein 248 isoform X1: MVYLLNPIENLRSYINNRPPLVIFMISVSAVAIAFLTIGYFFKIKEIKSPELTEDWNTFLLRFNELDFCVSENETIKHGLNESTTPESMVVTSGQARSSTQVPLLLEDSGPINMSVPITLTLDPQRPFGGYSRNITHLYATVLGQQVGLSGREAHEEINITFTLPVSWNSDECVLHGHCEQVVFSTCMTITATGNIFPVTVQPPHCVPETYTNATSWYKVFTTVRDSDTKYSQDYNPFWCYKGAIGKVYHALNPKLTVIVPDDDRSLINLHLMHTSYFLFVMVITMFCYAVIKGRPGKVRQTNPDFCPEKVQQTPAVLYDENRLHCQRVKKTSEICLRTYL, translated from the exons atg GTGTACCTGTTAAATCCTATAGAGAACCTGAGAAGCTACATCAACAACCGTCCACCGCTGGTCATTTTTATGATCAGCGTCAGTGCAGTGGCCATCGCCTTCCTGACCATCGGTTATTTCTTCAAGATTAAAGAGATCAAGTCTCCAGAGTTGACAGAG GACTGGAACACTTTTCTGCTGCGCTTCAATGAGCTGGACTTTTGTGTGTCAGAGAATGAAACGATAAAGCACGGCCTGAATGAGTCGACCACGCCAGAGAGCATGGTCGTGACCAGCGGTCAGGCTCGTTCCAGCACCCAAGTTCCCCTCCTGCTAGAGGACTCAGGTCCCATCAACATGTCAGTCCCCATCACCCTCACGCTGGACCCCCAGCGCCCGTTTGGAGGATACTCTCGCAATATTACCCACCTGTACGCCACAGTGCTGGGGCAGCAAGTCGGCCTATCTG gCCGGGAAGCCCATGAAGaaataaacatcacatttaCCCTTCCTGTATCCTGGAACTCAGACGAATGTGTTCTGCACGGCCACTGTGAGCAGGTGGTGTTCAGCACTTGCATGACCATCACAGCGACCGGCAATATCTTCCCAGTCACAGT GCAGCCGCCACACTGCGTGCCGGAGACATATACTAATGCCACGTCTTGGTACAAGGTGTTCACCACAGTCCGCGACTCGGATACTAAGTACAGTCAGGATTACAACCCCTTCTGGTGTTACAAAGGAGCCATCGGCAAAGTGTACCACGCACTCAACCCAAAGCTGACTGTCATCGTCCCCGAT GATGACCGTTCTCTCATCAACCTGCACCTGATGCACACAAGCTACTTCCTGTTTGTCATGGTCATCACTATGTTCTGCTATGCAGTCATCAAGGGGCGGCCTGGCAAAGTACGGCAAACCAACCCCGACTTCTGCCCTGAGAAGGTACAACAGACACCAGCAGTGCTATATGACGAGAACAG GTTGCATTGTCAGAGGGTTAAAAAGACATCCGAGATCTGTCTCAGAACTTACCTGTAA
- the tmem248 gene encoding transmembrane protein 248 isoform X2, translating into MVYLLNPIENLRSYINNRPPLVIFMISVSAVAIAFLTIGYFFKIKEIKSPELTEDWNTFLLRFNELDFCVSENETIKHGLNESTTPESMVVTSGQARSSTQVPLLLEDSGPINMSVPITLTLDPQRPFGGYSRNITHLYATVLGQQVGLSGREAHEEINITFTLPVSWNSDECVLHGHCEQVVFSTCMTITATGNIFPVTVQPPHCVPETYTNATSWYKVFTTVRDSDTKYSQDYNPFWCYKGAIGKVYHALNPKLTVIVPDDDRSLINLHLMHTSYFLFVMVITMFCYAVIKGRPGKVRQTNPDFCPEKVALSEG; encoded by the exons atg GTGTACCTGTTAAATCCTATAGAGAACCTGAGAAGCTACATCAACAACCGTCCACCGCTGGTCATTTTTATGATCAGCGTCAGTGCAGTGGCCATCGCCTTCCTGACCATCGGTTATTTCTTCAAGATTAAAGAGATCAAGTCTCCAGAGTTGACAGAG GACTGGAACACTTTTCTGCTGCGCTTCAATGAGCTGGACTTTTGTGTGTCAGAGAATGAAACGATAAAGCACGGCCTGAATGAGTCGACCACGCCAGAGAGCATGGTCGTGACCAGCGGTCAGGCTCGTTCCAGCACCCAAGTTCCCCTCCTGCTAGAGGACTCAGGTCCCATCAACATGTCAGTCCCCATCACCCTCACGCTGGACCCCCAGCGCCCGTTTGGAGGATACTCTCGCAATATTACCCACCTGTACGCCACAGTGCTGGGGCAGCAAGTCGGCCTATCTG gCCGGGAAGCCCATGAAGaaataaacatcacatttaCCCTTCCTGTATCCTGGAACTCAGACGAATGTGTTCTGCACGGCCACTGTGAGCAGGTGGTGTTCAGCACTTGCATGACCATCACAGCGACCGGCAATATCTTCCCAGTCACAGT GCAGCCGCCACACTGCGTGCCGGAGACATATACTAATGCCACGTCTTGGTACAAGGTGTTCACCACAGTCCGCGACTCGGATACTAAGTACAGTCAGGATTACAACCCCTTCTGGTGTTACAAAGGAGCCATCGGCAAAGTGTACCACGCACTCAACCCAAAGCTGACTGTCATCGTCCCCGAT GATGACCGTTCTCTCATCAACCTGCACCTGATGCACACAAGCTACTTCCTGTTTGTCATGGTCATCACTATGTTCTGCTATGCAGTCATCAAGGGGCGGCCTGGCAAAGTACGGCAAACCAACCCCGACTTCTGCCCTGAGAAG GTTGCATTGTCAGAGGGTTAA